The following proteins come from a genomic window of Paucimonas lemoignei:
- the hcrA_1 gene encoding aldehyde oxidase and xanthine dehydrogenase — protein sequence MNTPVSPIGQALDRVDGKLKVTGGARYAGEYPETGLLYGSVVSSTIARGRVTHIDITEALQVPGVVMVLDHKNRPKLASYDESYEDADSAEGSPFRPLYNDRVLYSGQPLALVVAETLELARYAGSLVRIEYLVEGHETDLLALSEQSHAAPAELPKPRGNFQAEYDGSALQIDAHYSTPIEHHNPMEPHASTVLYQADGSLHIHDKTQGTQNCQDYLHKVFNIDKEKIRVFAAFVGGAFGSGLRPQYQLPLAVMAALELKRSVRVTLTRQQMFTFGYRPRTLQHLRLGATANGRLTAVAHEAIGQTSRFEDFTEHVVEWSGMLYKCDNVELTYKLAPLDVHTPLDMRAPGAALGVIGLECAMDELACALAIDPVQLRLTNFADRNGNEDKPYSSKELRACYAEGAERFGWSRRNPEPRSMREGRQLVGWGMAGGVWESMQMKASAKAHINAQGKLTVSSATTDIGTGTYTVMTQIAAAGAGVSVADTTFLLGDSSLPTAPLQGGSFTVSSVGTAVQQASKALRQKLFEVACQVDPQFASARADQMTVAEGYLNLGDHRLALSEVLSGLPEGLEVQVDAEPDKKREGYATATHSAVFVEVQVDEDLGTIRVSRVVSAIAAGRVVNPKMARSQILGGVVWGIGMALHEETQTDHQLGRIMNHSLAEYHVPVHADIGDIDVIFVEEEDNIVNALGSKGVGEIGIVGVAAAVANAIYHATGKRVRDFPITLDKVL from the coding sequence ATGAATACGCCCGTATCGCCAATCGGCCAGGCCCTGGACCGGGTCGACGGCAAGCTGAAAGTCACCGGTGGTGCCCGTTACGCCGGGGAATACCCGGAAACCGGCCTGCTGTACGGCAGCGTGGTGTCCAGCACCATCGCCCGCGGACGCGTGACCCACATCGACATCACCGAGGCGCTGCAGGTGCCGGGCGTGGTCATGGTGCTGGATCACAAGAACCGCCCGAAACTCGCCAGTTATGACGAAAGCTACGAAGACGCTGACTCGGCAGAGGGCTCGCCGTTTCGCCCGCTGTATAACGACAGAGTCCTGTACAGCGGCCAGCCGTTGGCGCTGGTCGTGGCCGAAACCCTGGAGCTGGCGCGGTACGCAGGCTCGCTGGTACGCATCGAATACCTGGTCGAAGGCCACGAAACCGATCTGCTGGCGTTGAGCGAGCAAAGCCACGCCGCACCTGCTGAATTGCCCAAGCCTCGCGGCAATTTCCAGGCCGAGTACGACGGGTCCGCGCTGCAGATCGATGCGCATTACAGCACCCCGATCGAGCATCACAACCCCATGGAGCCTCACGCTTCGACAGTGTTGTACCAGGCCGACGGCAGCCTGCACATCCACGACAAGACCCAAGGCACGCAGAACTGTCAGGACTACCTGCACAAGGTGTTCAACATCGACAAGGAAAAGATCCGCGTGTTTGCGGCCTTCGTCGGTGGCGCGTTCGGCTCCGGCCTGCGACCGCAGTATCAGTTGCCACTGGCCGTGATGGCCGCACTGGAACTCAAGCGCTCGGTTCGGGTGACGCTGACCCGGCAGCAGATGTTCACCTTTGGCTATCGCCCGCGCACCTTGCAGCACCTGCGTCTGGGCGCGACGGCCAATGGTCGGTTGACGGCTGTGGCCCACGAAGCGATTGGCCAGACCTCGCGCTTTGAGGATTTCACCGAACACGTCGTTGAGTGGAGCGGCATGCTCTACAAGTGCGACAACGTGGAGCTGACCTACAAACTGGCGCCGCTGGACGTGCACACCCCGCTGGACATGCGTGCTCCCGGTGCCGCACTCGGGGTCATCGGCCTGGAGTGCGCCATGGATGAACTGGCCTGCGCGCTGGCCATCGATCCGGTGCAACTGCGTCTGACCAATTTCGCCGACCGCAACGGCAATGAAGACAAGCCTTATTCCAGCAAAGAGCTGCGCGCCTGCTACGCCGAAGGTGCCGAGCGCTTTGGCTGGAGCCGACGCAATCCGGAACCGCGCAGCATGCGCGAAGGCCGACAGCTGGTCGGTTGGGGCATGGCCGGTGGGGTGTGGGAATCCATGCAGATGAAGGCCAGCGCCAAGGCCCACATCAATGCTCAAGGCAAACTGACCGTCAGCAGTGCTACCACTGATATCGGCACCGGCACTTACACGGTCATGACCCAGATTGCAGCGGCAGGGGCCGGTGTGTCGGTGGCCGATACCACTTTCCTGCTGGGCGATTCTTCACTGCCCACCGCGCCGCTTCAGGGTGGCTCGTTCACCGTGTCGTCAGTGGGGACGGCCGTCCAGCAGGCCAGCAAGGCATTGCGCCAGAAACTGTTTGAAGTGGCGTGCCAGGTCGATCCGCAGTTTGCGTCAGCACGGGCCGATCAAATGACCGTCGCCGAGGGTTATCTCAATCTGGGCGATCATCGCCTGGCGTTGAGCGAAGTGCTGAGCGGCTTGCCTGAGGGTCTCGAAGTCCAGGTGGATGCCGAGCCGGATAAAAAGCGCGAAGGTTATGCCACGGCCACGCATTCGGCGGTGTTTGTCGAAGTGCAGGTGGATGAGGACCTGGGCACTATTCGTGTGAGCCGTGTGGTCAGTGCGATTGCAGCCGGGCGTGTGGTCAACCCGAAAATGGCGCGCAGCCAGATCCTTGGCGGCGTGGTGTGGGGCATCGGCATGGCATTGCACGAGGAAACCCAGACCGACCACCAGCTGGGTCGCATCATGAACCACAGCCTGGCGGAGTATCACGTGCCCGTTCATGCGGATATCGGCGACATTGATGTGATTTTTGTCGAGGAAGAAGACAATATCGTCAATGCACTGGGCTCCAAGGGTGTTGGCGAGATTGGTATTGTCGGCGTCGCGGCAGCGGTGGCGAATGCGATCTACCACGCGACCGGCAAGCGCGTGCGGGACTTCCCGATCACGCTGGATAAGGTGCTCTAA
- the entS gene encoding enterobactin exporter entS, which produces MSTQAPVLLRHHRPFVAFWFARIFTASGFQMLTVAIGWNLYQLTGNVLDLGLVGLVEFAPRVLFMLHTGHVADRYDRRKVAAICQTAQACIALALFIGSSTDSVTREMIFILAFALGASRSFEMPATQALLPSIVPPALFPRAVAAAQSAQQSATIVAPALGGFLYAFGSSWVYGPTVLLYVIACSLMLSLPARQNPLNKGKATLHSLLAGIRFIRSRRDVLGAISLDLFAVLLGGATALLPVFAKDILLTGPWGLGMLRSAPAVGALAMSLWLARFNVERHVGRVMFTAVGVFGVATIAFGLSTSFWFSMAVLVVLGAADMISMVIRASFVQLETPDEMRGRVSAVNGLFIGASNQLGEFESGLTAHWFGVVPAVVMGGVGTLAVTGIWIKLFPTLANRDRMRDVVAEAEEVKV; this is translated from the coding sequence ATGTCGACTCAAGCACCTGTGTTGTTGCGCCATCATCGGCCGTTCGTTGCGTTCTGGTTTGCACGGATTTTCACTGCCAGCGGTTTCCAGATGCTGACCGTCGCGATTGGCTGGAACCTCTATCAACTGACGGGCAACGTGCTGGACCTGGGTCTGGTGGGGCTTGTGGAGTTCGCGCCTCGAGTGCTGTTCATGTTGCACACGGGCCACGTCGCTGATCGCTATGACCGGCGCAAGGTAGCGGCGATCTGTCAGACCGCTCAGGCGTGTATCGCCCTGGCGTTGTTTATCGGCAGCAGCACCGACAGCGTCACACGAGAGATGATTTTCATCCTGGCGTTTGCATTGGGCGCCTCGCGATCATTCGAGATGCCGGCCACCCAGGCCCTGCTGCCGAGCATCGTACCCCCTGCGCTCTTCCCCCGCGCCGTGGCGGCTGCGCAGTCGGCCCAGCAATCGGCAACCATCGTGGCCCCGGCACTGGGCGGCTTTCTTTATGCGTTTGGCAGCAGTTGGGTCTACGGGCCGACGGTGCTTCTGTATGTGATTGCCTGCTCGTTGATGCTCAGCCTGCCCGCCAGGCAAAACCCGTTGAACAAGGGCAAGGCGACCTTGCACTCACTGCTGGCGGGGATTCGCTTCATTCGCAGCCGCCGGGATGTGCTGGGCGCCATTTCGCTGGATTTGTTCGCCGTGCTGCTGGGCGGCGCGACCGCGTTGCTGCCGGTTTTCGCCAAGGACATCCTGCTCACCGGCCCGTGGGGCCTGGGTATGCTGCGCTCGGCGCCGGCGGTGGGCGCGCTGGCGATGTCGTTGTGGCTGGCGCGCTTCAACGTCGAGCGGCACGTCGGACGGGTGATGTTTACCGCGGTGGGGGTGTTTGGCGTGGCGACTATTGCTTTCGGCCTGTCGACGTCGTTCTGGTTTTCCATGGCCGTGCTGGTGGTGCTGGGTGCTGCCGACATGATCAGCATGGTGATCCGGGCGTCTTTCGTGCAGCTGGAAACCCCCGACGAAATGCGCGGACGGGTCAGCGCAGTCAACGGTCTGTTCATCGGGGCTTCGAATCAGTTAGGGGAATTTGAATCAGGCCTGACTGCGCACTGGTTCGGCGTGGTCCCGGCGGTGGTCATGGGTGGCGTGGGCACCCTGGCGGTGACCGGTATCTGGATCAAGCTGTTCCCGACCCTGGCCAACCGCGACCGCATGCGCGATGTGGTGGCCGAGGCGGAAGAGGTGAAGGTTTAG
- the appC gene encoding cytochrome bd ubiquinol oxidase, subunit I, translating to MFGLDAIELARIQFAFTISFHILFPAITIGLASYLAVLEGLWLKTHKDVYRDLYHFWSKIFAVNFGMGVVSGLVMAYQFGTNWSRFSDFAGAVTGPLLTYEVLTAFFLEAGFLGVMLFGWNRVGRNLHFFSTVMVAIGTLISTFWILASNSWMQTPQGFEIIDGRVIPTDWFAVVFNPSFPYRLLHMSIAAFVATAFFVGSSAAWHLLRGRDTPQVRKMLSMAMWMALIVAPVQAVVGDFHGLNTLEHQPAKIAAIEGHWENHGDEPTPLILFGWPDMKEERTKYALEIPYLGSLILTHSLDKQVPALKEFKPEDRPNSTIVFWSFRVMVGLGFLMIFTGLWSLWLRKRGSLYQNRLFLYLALWMGPSGLIAILAGWFTTEIGRQPWVVYGLMRTADASSGHSVAQMSITLVLFVVVYFLLFGAGLGYMMRLVRKGPKAYVEHTPQGGPGQKRTPARPLSAAVEGAEDGDNLDSLGKGN from the coding sequence ATGTTCGGTTTAGATGCAATTGAACTCGCCCGAATTCAGTTCGCGTTTACCATTTCGTTCCACATTCTGTTTCCTGCCATCACCATTGGTCTGGCAAGTTACCTGGCTGTGCTCGAAGGCCTGTGGCTCAAGACCCATAAAGACGTTTACCGTGACCTGTACCATTTCTGGTCCAAGATCTTTGCCGTCAACTTCGGCATGGGTGTGGTTTCAGGGTTGGTCATGGCGTACCAGTTCGGTACCAACTGGAGCCGTTTTTCGGACTTTGCCGGAGCCGTTACCGGGCCTCTGCTGACCTACGAAGTGCTCACCGCATTCTTCCTCGAAGCAGGCTTTCTGGGCGTGATGCTGTTCGGCTGGAACCGCGTTGGCCGCAATCTGCACTTCTTCTCGACGGTCATGGTCGCCATCGGCACCCTGATCTCGACGTTCTGGATCCTGGCGTCCAATAGCTGGATGCAGACGCCACAAGGTTTCGAAATCATCGATGGTCGGGTGATCCCGACTGACTGGTTCGCCGTGGTCTTCAACCCGTCGTTCCCGTATCGCCTGCTGCACATGTCCATCGCTGCCTTCGTGGCGACGGCATTCTTCGTCGGCTCGTCCGCTGCCTGGCATCTGTTGCGTGGCCGCGATACGCCGCAAGTGCGCAAGATGCTTTCCATGGCCATGTGGATGGCGCTGATCGTGGCGCCCGTTCAGGCAGTCGTGGGCGACTTCCACGGCTTGAACACCCTTGAGCATCAGCCAGCGAAGATCGCTGCCATTGAAGGTCACTGGGAAAACCACGGGGATGAGCCGACGCCGCTGATTCTCTTCGGTTGGCCGGACATGAAGGAAGAGCGCACCAAATACGCGCTGGAAATTCCTTACCTGGGCAGCCTGATCCTGACTCACAGCCTGGACAAGCAGGTCCCGGCACTCAAGGAATTCAAGCCTGAAGACCGTCCGAATTCGACCATCGTATTCTGGTCGTTCCGGGTCATGGTCGGCCTTGGCTTCCTGATGATCTTCACCGGTTTGTGGAGCCTGTGGCTGCGTAAGCGCGGTTCGCTGTACCAGAATCGTCTGTTCCTTTATCTGGCCTTGTGGATGGGGCCGTCTGGCCTGATCGCGATCCTGGCTGGCTGGTTCACGACTGAAATCGGCCGTCAGCCTTGGGTTGTTTATGGCCTGATGCGCACCGCCGATGCATCGTCCGGGCACAGCGTGGCGCAAATGAGCATCACCCTGGTGCTGTTCGTGGTGGTGTACTTCCTGCTGTTTGGTGCAGGTCTGGGTTACATGATGCGTCTGGTGCGCAAAGGCCCTAAAGCCTACGTGGAACATACGCCTCAAGGTGGTCCGGGTCAGAAGCGCACACCGGCACGCCCACTCTCTGCGGCCGTTGAAGGCGCAGAAGACGGCGATAATCTCGACAGTCTGGGTAAGGGGAACTGA
- the appB gene encoding cytochrome bd ubiquinol oxidase subunit II, translating into MGIDLPLIWAVIIIFGIMMYVVMDGFDLGIGILFPFMKDSGDRDVMMNTVAPVWDGNETWLVLGGAGLFGAFPLAYSVVLSALYLPLILMLMGLIFRGVAFEFRFKATEEKRHLWDKAFIGGSLAATFFQGVALGAFIDGIPVVNRQFAGGGLDWLTPFSMFCGLALIAAYALLGCTWLIMKTEGALQKAMHDLARPLAIAVLVVMGVVSLWTPLAHPDIATRWFTLPNLFWFLPVPVLVLVTMYGLFKAVARYANYTPFLLTLLLIFLGYSGLGISLWPNIVPPSISIWDAASPPQSQGFMLVGTLFIIPFILGYTFWSYYVFRGKVTHEDGYH; encoded by the coding sequence ATGGGTATTGATCTTCCGCTTATCTGGGCCGTGATTATCATCTTCGGCATCATGATGTACGTCGTCATGGACGGCTTCGATCTGGGCATCGGGATCCTGTTCCCGTTCATGAAAGACAGCGGCGACCGTGACGTCATGATGAACACGGTCGCCCCGGTCTGGGACGGCAACGAAACCTGGCTGGTACTGGGTGGTGCCGGCTTGTTCGGCGCCTTCCCGCTGGCCTATTCAGTGGTGCTGTCGGCGCTGTACCTGCCGCTGATCCTGATGCTCATGGGCCTGATCTTCCGGGGTGTTGCGTTCGAGTTCCGCTTCAAGGCCACCGAGGAAAAACGCCACTTGTGGGACAAGGCCTTCATTGGCGGCTCGCTGGCCGCGACCTTCTTTCAGGGTGTTGCGCTGGGGGCCTTCATTGACGGCATTCCGGTGGTCAATCGCCAGTTTGCCGGGGGCGGGCTGGACTGGCTCACGCCGTTCAGCATGTTCTGTGGCCTGGCGCTGATTGCCGCGTATGCGCTGCTCGGCTGCACCTGGCTGATCATGAAGACTGAAGGCGCTCTGCAAAAAGCCATGCATGACCTGGCGCGTCCTTTGGCTATTGCCGTGTTGGTCGTGATGGGCGTGGTCAGCCTGTGGACACCACTGGCCCACCCGGACATCGCCACACGCTGGTTCACCTTGCCGAATCTGTTCTGGTTCCTGCCGGTGCCAGTGCTGGTGCTGGTGACCATGTACGGCCTGTTCAAGGCCGTGGCGCGCTATGCCAACTACACGCCGTTCCTGCTGACGCTGTTGCTGATCTTCCTGGGCTATAGCGGCCTGGGTATCAGCTTGTGGCCAAACATCGTGCCACCGTCGATCTCCATCTGGGACGCGGCTTCACCCCCGCAGAGCCAAGGCTTCATGCTGGTGGGGACACTGTTCATCATCCCGTTCATCCTGGGTTACACCTTCTGGAGCTACTACGTATTCCGCGGCAAGGTCACTCACGAAGACGGTTACCACTAG
- a CDS encoding Cyanide insensitive terminal oxidase, putative subunit III, whose translation MSGNESFHDEQDPAMKKPLWQRLAWLAGIWAASVLALFVVASLLKLFMNAAGLTTH comes from the coding sequence ATGTCTGGCAACGAATCTTTTCATGACGAGCAAGACCCGGCGATGAAAAAGCCGCTGTGGCAGCGATTGGCCTGGCTGGCGGGTATCTGGGCAGCAAGCGTTCTGGCGCTGTTCGTGGTTGCCAGCCTGCTCAAGCTGTTCATGAACGCTGCGGGTCTGACCACCCACTGA
- the rlmG gene encoding rRNA (guanine-N(2)-)-methyltransferase, with protein MPLLDTPFAQLDLIRQPEQQDEPLQAFDAADEYLLNHLAEHGLTLQSKVLVLNDSFGALAASLAQHATVTSSTDSFLAAQGLQKNLTRNGMAYDAVTLIPASEAFNGPFDWVLIRVPKTLALLEEQLIRLQGQLAPDARVVAAAMVKHLPRSAGDLLEEFVGPVSASLAVKKARLLFATPQPKAIVPSPYPTRYTLDEPVIELLNHANVFCREGLDIGTRALLPHLPKNLGSARVADLGCGNGVLAIASALSNPQAHYTLVDESYMAVQSAAENWQLALGDRDVVLRADDGLASQEPDSLDIVLCNPPFHQQQVVGDFLAWRMFQQARNALVPGGALYVVGNRHLGYHTKLARLFRGVEQVASTPKFVILKARK; from the coding sequence ATGCCGCTGCTTGATACGCCATTCGCCCAGCTTGATCTCATACGCCAACCGGAACAGCAGGACGAACCGCTGCAGGCGTTCGACGCTGCCGACGAGTACCTGCTCAATCACCTTGCCGAGCACGGGCTGACGCTGCAAAGCAAAGTGCTGGTGCTCAACGATAGCTTTGGCGCACTGGCGGCCAGCCTGGCCCAGCATGCGACGGTCACCAGCAGCACCGACTCCTTCCTGGCAGCTCAAGGCTTACAGAAAAACCTCACACGTAACGGCATGGCCTATGACGCGGTAACGCTGATCCCGGCCAGCGAAGCGTTCAACGGGCCGTTTGACTGGGTGTTGATTCGCGTACCAAAAACCCTGGCATTGCTGGAAGAACAGCTGATCCGTCTGCAAGGTCAATTGGCGCCCGATGCTCGCGTGGTCGCAGCGGCAATGGTCAAACATCTGCCGCGCTCGGCGGGCGATCTGCTGGAAGAATTTGTCGGCCCGGTCAGCGCCTCGCTGGCCGTGAAGAAAGCCCGGCTGCTGTTCGCCACGCCGCAGCCCAAGGCAATCGTCCCTTCGCCCTACCCGACCCGCTACACGCTGGACGAGCCCGTGATTGAACTGCTCAACCACGCCAACGTGTTCTGCCGCGAAGGGCTGGACATCGGCACGCGGGCTTTGCTGCCTCATCTGCCGAAAAACCTGGGCTCGGCGCGCGTCGCAGACCTGGGCTGTGGCAATGGGGTATTGGCCATTGCCAGCGCCCTGAGCAACCCGCAGGCGCATTACACCCTGGTCGATGAGTCGTATATGGCGGTGCAATCGGCCGCCGAGAACTGGCAGCTTGCCCTGGGCGATCGCGACGTGGTGCTGCGTGCTGATGACGGCCTGGCCAGTCAGGAACCGGATTCGCTGGACATCGTGCTGTGCAACCCACCTTTCCACCAGCAACAGGTGGTGGGTGATTTCCTCGCCTGGCGCATGTTCCAGCAAGCCCGCAACGCGCTGGTTCCCGGCGGTGCGCTGTACGTCGTCGGCAATCGGCACCTGGGGTATCACACCAAGCTGGCTCGCCTGTTTCGAGGTGTGGAGCAAGTGGCCTCGACGCCAAAGTTCGTGATTCTCAAGGCGCGCAAGTAA
- the sdiA gene encoding regulatory protein LuxR has translation MGSASLENLRRYSRQQQLTTREIEILKWSAQGKTAADIAIILSMKERTVHFHVANAIQKMGACNKISAVVQAALNGMF, from the coding sequence ATGGGGTCGGCTTCATTGGAAAATCTAAGGAGGTATTCCCGGCAACAGCAACTCACCACAAGAGAAATCGAAATACTGAAATGGAGTGCGCAGGGCAAAACGGCGGCGGACATCGCCATCATTCTGAGCATGAAAGAACGCACTGTGCATTTTCACGTGGCCAACGCGATTCAGAAAATGGGGGCCTGCAACAAGATTTCGGCAGTGGTCCAGGCAGCATTGAACGGGATGTTTTAA
- the fpr_1 gene encoding oxidoreductase FAD/NAD(P)-binding:oxidoreductase FAD-binding region: MTASAEKYTRQTLLNVTPLTPSLFTLRTTRDAGFRFTAGQFARLGVTKADGSIVWRAYSMVSSPHDEFLEFFSIVVPDGEFTSELSRLREGDTLLIEKLATGYLTADRFVDGRDLWLLSTGTGVAPFLSILQDFEVWEKFERIVLVYSARESKELAYQELIAGLTERDYLAEYADKLIYVPVVTREQIPGALNGRITQLIENGGLEKAAGLPLNPEHSRVMICGNPQMIEDTRALLKARDMNLNLTRRPGQVVVENYW; this comes from the coding sequence ATGACCGCCAGCGCAGAAAAGTACACCCGCCAGACGCTCCTCAACGTAACGCCGCTGACGCCGAGCCTGTTCACCTTGCGCACCACCCGCGATGCGGGCTTTCGGTTCACCGCCGGGCAGTTTGCTCGCCTGGGCGTGACCAAGGCAGACGGCAGTATCGTGTGGCGCGCCTATTCCATGGTTTCGTCGCCCCACGATGAGTTTCTGGAGTTCTTCTCGATTGTCGTGCCGGACGGTGAATTCACCAGCGAACTGAGCCGCCTGCGCGAAGGCGATACGCTGCTGATTGAAAAACTGGCGACGGGTTATCTCACGGCGGACAGGTTTGTCGATGGCCGGGATTTGTGGCTGTTGTCCACAGGCACTGGCGTGGCGCCGTTCCTGTCGATTCTTCAGGACTTCGAGGTCTGGGAGAAATTCGAGCGCATTGTCCTGGTGTACAGCGCCCGGGAATCGAAGGAGCTGGCCTATCAGGAATTGATTGCCGGGCTGACCGAACGCGATTACCTGGCCGAATACGCTGACAAGTTGATCTACGTACCGGTGGTGACCCGCGAGCAGATCCCCGGTGCGCTGAACGGGCGGATTACGCAGTTGATTGAAAATGGCGGGCTGGAAAAAGCCGCTGGCTTGCCGCTCAATCCCGAGCATTCCCGGGTGATGATCTGTGGCAACCCGCAGATGATCGAAGACACCCGCGCCTTGCTCAAGGCACGCGACATGAACCTGAACCTGACTCGACGGCCGGGGCAGGTGGTGGTGGAGAATTATTGGTAA
- the mscL gene encoding large-conductance mechanosensitive channel, whose protein sequence is MSVLSEFKAFAVKGNVVDMAVGIIIGAAFGKIVSSFVGDVIMPPLGLLIGGVDFSDLAVILRPAEGAAPAVVLAYGKFIQTVIDFIIVAFAIFMGVKAINRLKREEAKAPSLPPTPTKQELLLGEIRDLLKEQHQPAAPITVDPKQPL, encoded by the coding sequence ATGAGCGTACTTAGCGAGTTCAAAGCCTTTGCCGTCAAAGGTAACGTGGTCGATATGGCCGTCGGTATCATCATTGGTGCGGCATTCGGCAAGATCGTTTCGTCGTTCGTCGGCGATGTAATCATGCCGCCCCTGGGGCTGCTGATCGGCGGCGTTGATTTCAGCGACCTGGCCGTTATCCTGCGACCGGCAGAAGGCGCAGCGCCAGCCGTGGTGCTGGCTTACGGCAAATTCATTCAGACGGTGATCGACTTCATCATTGTCGCCTTCGCCATCTTCATGGGCGTAAAAGCGATCAACCGCCTCAAACGCGAAGAAGCCAAGGCCCCGAGCCTGCCACCGACGCCAACCAAGCAAGAGCTGTTGCTGGGTGAGATTCGCGATCTGCTGAAAGAGCAGCATCAGCCTGCGGCGCCGATCACGGTGGATCCGAAGCAGCCGCTGTAA
- a CDS encoding DNA repair protein RadA produces MAKAKRLYGCTECGATFPKWAGQCTECGAWNTLVETMLESGSAAPPSGRSSWTGAQTQIRTLAEVSVAEIPRFSTNSAELDRVLGGGLVDGSVVLIGGDPGIGKSTILLQTLCAIAERMPALYVTGEESQQQVAMRARRLSLPQDKLKVMTETCIENIIATAKVEKPKVMVIDSIQTIFTEQLQSAPGGVSQVRESAALLVRYAKQSGTAIFLVGHVTKEGALAGPRVLEHMVDTVLYFEGESDGRLRLLRAVKNRFGAVNELGVFGMTDKGLKEVSNPSAIFLTRAQEEVPGSVVMATWEGTRPMLVEVQALVDDSHMSNPRRVTLGLDQNRLAMLLAVLHRHGGIPTHDQDVFLNVVGGVKVLETASDLALMAAVMSSLRNRPLPHDLLVFGEVGLSGEVRPVPSGQERLKEAAKHGFKRAIVPKGNAPKEAPPGLQVIAVTRLEQALDALFE; encoded by the coding sequence ATGGCCAAGGCCAAACGCTTGTATGGCTGCACTGAATGCGGCGCGACCTTCCCCAAGTGGGCCGGGCAGTGCACCGAATGCGGCGCCTGGAACACGCTGGTGGAAACCATGCTCGAAAGCGGCAGCGCAGCACCACCCAGTGGTCGCTCCAGCTGGACCGGGGCACAAACTCAGATCCGTACCCTGGCCGAAGTCAGCGTCGCTGAAATCCCGCGTTTCTCCACCAACTCCGCCGAGCTGGACCGGGTGCTGGGCGGTGGTTTGGTGGATGGCTCCGTGGTGTTGATCGGTGGCGACCCCGGCATCGGCAAATCCACGATCCTTTTGCAAACCCTGTGCGCCATCGCCGAGCGCATGCCTGCCTTGTACGTCACGGGTGAGGAATCCCAGCAACAGGTCGCCATGCGCGCCCGCCGTCTGAGCTTGCCCCAGGACAAGCTCAAGGTTATGACCGAAACCTGCATCGAAAACATCATTGCCACCGCCAAGGTCGAAAAGCCCAAGGTCATGGTGATCGACTCGATCCAGACGATTTTCACCGAGCAACTGCAGTCGGCCCCCGGTGGCGTGTCGCAGGTCCGGGAAAGCGCCGCATTGTTGGTGCGTTACGCCAAACAGAGCGGCACGGCAATCTTCCTGGTCGGCCATGTCACCAAGGAAGGCGCGCTGGCGGGGCCGCGGGTGCTTGAGCACATGGTTGATACGGTTCTGTATTTCGAAGGCGAGTCCGACGGGCGTCTGCGCCTGTTGCGCGCGGTCAAGAACCGCTTTGGTGCGGTCAACGAGTTGGGCGTGTTCGGCATGACCGACAAGGGCTTGAAGGAAGTGTCCAACCCTTCGGCGATTTTTCTGACCCGCGCTCAGGAAGAAGTCCCCGGCAGTGTGGTAATGGCGACCTGGGAAGGCACACGGCCGATGCTGGTGGAGGTTCAGGCGCTGGTGGATGACAGCCATATGTCCAACCCACGTCGGGTGACCTTGGGCCTGGACCAGAATCGTCTGGCGATGCTGTTGGCGGTTCTGCACCGGCACGGCGGCATTCCGACCCACGACCAGGATGTATTTCTCAACGTGGTGGGTGGCGTGAAGGTGCTGGAGACCGCGTCCGATCTGGCGTTGATGGCGGCAGTGATGTCCAGCCTGCGCAACCGGCCATTGCCTCATGATTTGCTGGTGTTTGGCGAAGTGGGCCTGTCCGGCGAAGTGCGTCCGGTGCCCAGCGGTCAGGAGCGTCTGAAGGAGGCGGCCAAGCATGGCTTCAAGCGGGCCATCGTCCCTAAAGGCAATGCGCCGAAGGAAGCGCCGCCAGGGTTGCAGGTCATTGCCGTGACCCGGTTGGAACAGGCGCTGGATGCGTTGTTTGAATAG
- a CDS encoding type IV pilus assembly protein, PilZ family, giving the protein MTDSHADRRRFKRIAFDAKTELSQGDKRWQVQLVDLSLKGLLIERPQPWQADTDELFAVDIKLSNEVHVQMDVRLTHDDQGQLGFVCEHIGLESISHLRRLIELNLADHDELERELAALIEV; this is encoded by the coding sequence ATGACCGACTCCCACGCAGACCGCAGACGTTTCAAGCGCATTGCCTTTGATGCGAAAACCGAGCTTAGTCAGGGCGACAAACGCTGGCAGGTTCAGTTGGTGGACTTATCCCTCAAGGGCTTGCTCATCGAGCGCCCGCAGCCCTGGCAGGCCGACACTGACGAGCTGTTTGCCGTGGATATCAAGCTGAGCAATGAGGTCCACGTGCAAATGGATGTGCGGCTGACCCACGATGATCAAGGGCAGCTGGGTTTTGTCTGCGAGCACATCGGGCTGGAATCCATCAGCCATCTACGGCGGCTGATCGAGCTGAACCTGGCCGATCATGATGAGCTGGAGCGAGAGCTGGCCGCGTTGATAGAGGTGTGA